A stretch of the Theropithecus gelada isolate Dixy chromosome 7a, Tgel_1.0, whole genome shotgun sequence genome encodes the following:
- the TNFAIP8L3 gene encoding tumor necrosis factor alpha-induced protein 8-like protein 3 isoform X3, protein MIHPPPLASQVSASVSSGPDVFSSKSLALQAQKKILSKIASKTVANMLIDDTSSEIFDELYKVTKEHTHNKKEAHKIMKDLIKVAIKIGILYRNNQFSQEELVIVEKFRKKLNQTAMTIVSFYEVEYTFDRNVLSNLLHECKDLVHELVQRHLTPRTHGRINHVFNHFANVEFLSTLYSLDGDCRPNLKRICEGINKLLDEKVL, encoded by the exons ATGATTCACCCCCCCCCACTGGCTTCACAAGTATCTGCTTCAGTTAGCTCTG GTCCTGATGTTTTTAGTTCAAAGAGTCTTGCTCTTCAAGCCCAGAAGAAGATTCTGAGCAAAATAGCCAGCAAAACTGTGGCCAACATGTTGATTGATGACACCAGCAGTGAAATCTTTGATGAGCTCTACAAAGTCACCAAAGAGCACACTCACAACAAGAAGGAAGCCCACAAGATCATGAAAGACTTAATCAAGGTGGCGATCAAAATCGGGATCCTCTACCGAAACAACCAGTTTAGCCAAGAGGAGCTTGTTATTGTGGAGAAGTTCCGGAAGAAGCTGAACCAGACCGCCATGACCATCGTCAGCTTCTATGAGGTGGAATACACCTTCGATAGGAATGTGCTCTCCAATCTCCTGCATGAGTGCAAGGACCTGGTACATGAACTGGTGCAGCGGCACCTGACGCCCAGGACCCATGGGCGCATCAACCACGTCTTTAACCACTTTGCCAATGTGGAGTTCCTCTCTACCCTTTATAGTCTGGATGGAGACTGTAGACCCAACCTCAAGAGGATTTGTGAAGGAATCAATAAGTTGCTAGATGAGAAAGTCCTTTAA
- the TNFAIP8L3 gene encoding tumor necrosis factor alpha-induced protein 8-like protein 3 isoform X2: MDSDSGEQSEGELVTAAGPDVFSSKSLALQAQKKILSKIASKTVANMLIDDTSSEIFDELYKVTKEHTHNKKEAHKIMKDLIKVAIKIGILYRNNQFSQEELVIVEKFRKKLNQTAMTIVSFYEVEYTFDRNVLSNLLHECKDLVHELVQRHLTPRTHGRINHVFNHFANVEFLSTLYSLDGDCRPNLKRICEGINKLLDEKVL, encoded by the exons ATGGATTCAGATTCCGGGGAGCAGAGCGAGGGGGAGCTCGTGACCGCCGCAG GTCCTGATGTTTTTAGTTCAAAGAGTCTTGCTCTTCAAGCCCAGAAGAAGATTCTGAGCAAAATAGCCAGCAAAACTGTGGCCAACATGTTGATTGATGACACCAGCAGTGAAATCTTTGATGAGCTCTACAAAGTCACCAAAGAGCACACTCACAACAAGAAGGAAGCCCACAAGATCATGAAAGACTTAATCAAGGTGGCGATCAAAATCGGGATCCTCTACCGAAACAACCAGTTTAGCCAAGAGGAGCTTGTTATTGTGGAGAAGTTCCGGAAGAAGCTGAACCAGACCGCCATGACCATCGTCAGCTTCTATGAGGTGGAATACACCTTCGATAGGAATGTGCTCTCCAATCTCCTGCATGAGTGCAAGGACCTGGTACATGAACTGGTGCAGCGGCACCTGACGCCCAGGACCCATGGGCGCATCAACCACGTCTTTAACCACTTTGCCAATGTGGAGTTCCTCTCTACCCTTTATAGTCTGGATGGAGACTGTAGACCCAACCTCAAGAGGATTTGTGAAGGAATCAATAAGTTGCTAGATGAGAAAGTCCTTTAA